TCTCTACGAAGCTTATGGTTGGAAGGAAATCCATTGTGCTGTGCCCGATGGTATAGAGCACAAGCATTCAGCTTTTTCATGTATCCAGAAAAAGTAAgtgatttaatatatatttactcTTTGGGACTTTATGTTATGTAGTTATGTTTAGTTATGTTTGTTGGGACTACTAAATcataattgcaatttttttttttttttggcttgcaATTTTATGCCCCAGCTAAACTTACAGTTTCTTTCCCTCTTCTGTCGGATGCTGTTTAGTTGAAGTTAGATGACAAGAATATTAGCACCAGAGAGTTCTGGAAACGGCAAATTATTATTGCCAGCAGGCAAAAGCGACCTGCCAGCTTTGGATTTTATTCTCCTGCAAAAGTTGATGCTAAAGAAGAGGGGACTATTAACCCAAAAAGGGTATGTGTTTTTGAAGTTAATATGAAGCTATAcctatataaaataattaaaaaaaaagttaatatggAGCTATGTAAATCAATTACATGCAAGACCCTATGAGATTTGGGTGATTACTTTTTACCctagttaaaaaatttaatgtgaTGCTTGGCCATATTCTCCTGCCACACAGTAGTTCATGCTTTAAAGTGCGTTTTCACTAGACCTTAATGGTTTAGCAATTAGCAtgtttccctttcttttccctaaataatattattatgatGATGGCTATTGTTGGCACTCTGTGTTACTGCGTTActtatgttttctctttatTAGTTTTAATGTGGTGTTATTTTTTACAGAGAAAGGTGTCTCGTCTTGCTTCTATTGGGGGCGAAGAAGAGAGCACAGGTGTATATTCTGACCAAGAGTCTGTATCATGTGACATTGACATTCAAAGCAGGACAGATACTGTCATCTCTGAAGATGAAGCTGAAATAGTTGATTTGATGAATAGAGTTGAACTCATGAAGAAAGAGCGCTCTGTTCTTTGGTTGCGTGAGTTTAAGGAGTGGATGGATCATGCTTCTGAGACCTCTGTGGACAGAGGTAAAGATATTGGGGCATCAttgcataatgaaaaagaaaattatatgaaaaaaaggTCAAGCAAAAAATATCTTGGTGAAAGTTCAAGATATGTCTCAGATTCTGTTCAGGCTTCTGGAGATGAGAGTAGTACAAATATTTTAGAATCTGATAATTCCTTTGCAGATACATCTACTGGTTTGCCTGCCAATCCATACTTTAGCCAAATTGGTTTATTGGGGATTAGTGGCGGGGATTCTCTAGTTGGCTTGGGAAGAATGGATACAAACAAGGAGCATCTAAAAACATATTCACATGAAGGGATTAATATTATTTCTCCACAAGCTAGAATTTCCCACCCTGATACCAGCATCCAAGGAGGTCATGGTGTGATTGAAAATCTCAGCGTATCACCATTATCAGCCATTGATGATATATCGGAGTCTCATTCAACCATTGCTTGCCCTGGATCACCCCCTCATTATCAAGAGGACATTCTTCATCGTCGTCACAACTTAGTTGAAGAAATTATGCAGCTATCTGCAGAGTCCTATTCAGTGGCATCATCTGATAGTAATACCAGCTGTAGTGATGATGATTCGTGTGAATCAATACCAGAATTTGATAAGTCTACGAATGATAATTATCTGAATAGGATTGTTAAAGAAAACTCATCTCCAAATGATTTCGAGGATAAGGATTGTGATCAAAGACATGAAATTTTCCATGTGAGAGAAAATGGCAAAGATTTTCCTGCTGTTGCTCTTGATGATGAAATTGCTCATTTTGTCAACCAAGAGGCAGATTTTTTGGAGacgagaaaaggaaaaaggaaaatgaagaaaagaattatTTCACTAGTAGCAGAGAATAATGTGGTTGGCAAAACAGAACCATCTCATGAATCAAATGCAAATCTGGATTTTCTTAGAGCTGATATGGAACCTGAGCAAGGGAAACAAATTTCATGTCAGAGTGAACTTCAGGAAGTTATTCATAAGGAACAGATGTGGACAAACAGAAACAGAGCCCCTCCAATTGATGCTAGTAGTTTTTCTGGATCTAGGTGCTCATCAACAGGTGGTAATGATTTTATTGAGAACTATTTCAATATAAATGTTGCGGATTCCAGCATTCATGAGACTTGTCGGCAGTATTTGCATTGTGATTGTGTACTTGAGCCAGAATCCAAATATAAAGAAAGGTAAATATTTATCTATTACAATGAATGATAGGAAAACTGAATTGGGTGACACGGATTTTTTAGCACctgcaaacaaaaacaaaaaaagaaatttcgcTTATGTTATCATGTGCCAAATGATTTGTTAATGATGCTTGGACTactagttaaataatttttgcaaaaaaaatttcgacatattatattttattatgagAATAAATCCTACTACTTTTGATCCTGGGAATATGTATGTTATAATTTATTTCTACtggaattttaaaatttaatatcagACATGCTCtctgtaatgattttttttttttatatatacttctGGAATTTTCTTGTGAAAAGCATAACTCTGTGGAGTGATATTAAGTGCGGTATTCACCCCACCACTAAGTTCTAAATATCAGTGAGACATAGTTACATTTGCAAAagtcttgtagctcaactaattGGTACTTCCTAGTGTTTTCAACATAGACAtctaaggtt
The Quercus lobata isolate SW786 chromosome 10, ValleyOak3.0 Primary Assembly, whole genome shotgun sequence DNA segment above includes these coding regions:
- the LOC115963966 gene encoding uncharacterized protein LOC115963966 isoform X1 codes for the protein MAIVTGDRYQEKLVKFVESEVGPLLDGTVVLKVNPTGLHYVQSRLEALRELEGLLAGAPVDYLRAYVSDLGDHRSLEQLRRILRLLPSLKVVSVLPPPSRDPMPLSLLPFGRLRVLELRGCDLSTSAARGLLELRHTLEKIICHNSTDALRHVFASRIAEIKDSPQWNRLSFVSCACNGLVLMDESLQLLPVVETLDLSRNKFAKVDNLRKCAKLKHLDLGFNHLRSISYFTEVSCHIVKLVLRNNALTSLHGIENLKSLEGLDVSYNIISSFSEIEFLADLPSLRSLWLEGNPLCCARWYRAQAFSFFMYPEKLKLDDKNISTREFWKRQIIIASRQKRPASFGFYSPAKVDAKEEGTINPKRRKVSRLASIGGEEESTGVYSDQESVSCDIDIQSRTDTVISEDEAEIVDLMNRVELMKKERSVLWLREFKEWMDHASETSVDRGKDIGASLHNEKENYMKKRSSKKYLGESSRYVSDSVQASGDESSTNILESDNSFADTSTGLPANPYFSQIGLLGISGGDSLVGLGRMDTNKEHLKTYSHEGINIISPQARISHPDTSIQGGHGVIENLSVSPLSAIDDISESHSTIACPGSPPHYQEDILHRRHNLVEEIMQLSAESYSVASSDSNTSCSDDDSCESIPEFDKSTNDNYLNRIVKENSSPNDFEDKDCDQRHEIFHVRENGKDFPAVALDDEIAHFVNQEADFLETRKGKRKMKKRIISLVAENNVVGKTEPSHESNANLDFLRADMEPEQGKQISCQSELQEVIHKEQMWTNRNRAPPIDASSFSGSRCSSTGGNDFIENYFNINVADSSIHETCRQYLHCDCVLEPESKYKERCGKVVLLLSSENKFYVLLIGVTGDGSGSIISLLGCHKVEDIREVSVGLGLQVVRVYIDRGSAYVFITRSIQKSSQLLSTLKVFDPHEANDSCSLRSLEQVQVELFEKQVYGGLKVSIFQYSMVLFWHNNNEEDSWHSRSLFVIGDNLLLCIEDLVQFSSLSMDSSLPPYFSVDSYCSIVDISEMVTF
- the LOC115963966 gene encoding uncharacterized protein LOC115963966 isoform X2, translated to MAIVTGDRYQEKLVKFVESEVGPLLDGTVVLKVNPTGLHYVQSRLEALRELEGLLAGAPVDYLRAYVSDLGDHRSLEQLRRILRLLPSLKVVSVLPPPSRDPMPLSLLPFGRLRVLELRGCDLSTSAARGLLELRHTLEKIICHNSTDALRHVFASRIAEIKDSPQWNRLSFVSCACNGLVLMDESLQLLPVVETLDLSRNKFAKVDNLRKCAKLKHLDLGFNHLRSISYFTEVSCHIVKLVLRNNALTSLHGIENLKSLEGLDVSYNIISSFSEIEFLADLPSLRSLWLEGNPLCCARWYRAQAFSFFMYPEKLKLDDKNISTREFWKRQIIIASRQKRPASFGFYSPAKVDAKEEGTINPKRRKVSRLASIGGEEESTGVYSDQESVSCDIDIQSRTDTVISEDEAEIVDLMNRVELMKKERSVLWLREFKEWMDHASETSVDRGKDIGASLHNEKENYMKKRSSKKYLGESSRYVSDSVQASGDESSTNILESDNSFADTSTGLPANPYFSQIGLLGISGGDSLVGLGRMDTNKEHLKTYSHEGINIISPQARISHPDTSIQGGHGVIENLSVSPLSAIDDISESHSTIACPGSPPHYQEDILHRRHNLVEEIMQLSAESYSVASSDSNTSCSDDDSCESIPEFDKSTNDNYLNRIVKENSSPNDFEDKDCDQRHEIFHVRENGKDFPAVALDDEIAHFVNQEADFLETRKGKRKMKKRIISLVAENNVVGKTEPSHESNANLDFLRADMEPEQGKQISCQSELQEVIHKEQMWTNRNRAPPIDASSFSGSRCSSTGGNDFIENYFNINVADSSIHETCRQYLHCDCVLEPESKYKERCGKVVLLLSSENKFYVLLIGVTGSIISLLGCHKVEDIREVSVGLGLQVVRVYIDRGSAYVFITRSIQKSSQLLSTLKVFDPHEANDSCSLRSLEQVQVELFEKQVYGGLKVSIFQYSMVLFWHNNNEEDSWHSRSLFVIGDNLLLCIEDLVQFSSLSMDSSLPPYFSVDSYCSIVDISEMVTF